From Bacillus basilensis, a single genomic window includes:
- a CDS encoding YhgE/Pip domain-containing protein yields MKWNQLLRKEFTEIIKSKKILIPIIAVLFVPILYAGMFLWAFWDPYKQLDDLPVAVVNLDKGAVFDGKPIEVGKGLVDNLKDNTSFKWEFVSEKEAKKGMEGRKYYMLVRIPDDFSSNATTLLKDDPKPLNLEYIPNESLNFLSSQIGGTAIEKIKGEVSSTLTKTYAEKMFDSIQDVSKGLADGAEGANKLHDGSSELHDGSSKVTDGLHTLQGKSGEMKDGVGKLADGSNKLVDGSGKVTNGLNTLNSKTGEMQTGIGKLLNGSGKVTDGLNTLNSKTGEMQKGIGELRDGSEKVTGGLNKLVSKSGELKTGTTDLSNGMEKLVAGQSQLEKGSQEIQKGLQDLNSNVQKSVAGLEEMQSKVPSILNTVNEKIDGAGANVNQLTELTQSTAGDAKNAAQDVANLQKQIESLPKEYQEQLQPFITSAVKNTATVQQKAAGVAGGTNKLNEEVKQLKGEIHQKTNGLKNKLPNPAGVKTLADGVEKLTNAQNEFVSKFHGFGEGLEKAKIGADKLKDGSVQLIDGVMQLQSGSEKVTAGLGQLSAGANQMAGGVNQLADGSSQITGGLGTLSVGANQMTGGITQLADGSSQVTTGLGTLNGGLNKMSTGSTQLIDGVNKLADGSGKVKDGLVKVNDGSGELAEKLGEGAEKTGEVKGTDKTYDMFASPVKVKTEKMAEVPNYGTGFTPYFLSLGLFVGALLLSIVYPLRDTVGVPKSGFSWFISKFGVLLSVGIIQAIVADIILLFGLGVEVQSIPYFILFSIVTSLAFIALIQCLVTAFGDAGRFIAIITLIIQLTTSAGTFPLELIPKFLQPFNAWLPMTYSVSGLKAVVSSGDFNFMWQNIGILMIFIVVLSLGTIASLTWMHKRQFRNIAENQSVEA; encoded by the coding sequence ATGAAATGGAATCAGTTACTTCGTAAAGAGTTTACTGAAATTATAAAAAGTAAAAAAATATTAATTCCAATTATCGCGGTTCTATTCGTACCGATTTTATATGCGGGTATGTTTTTATGGGCCTTTTGGGATCCTTATAAACAGTTAGATGATTTACCAGTGGCGGTAGTTAATTTAGATAAAGGTGCAGTATTTGATGGGAAACCAATTGAGGTCGGAAAAGGGCTCGTTGATAATTTAAAAGATAATACAAGTTTTAAATGGGAGTTTGTAAGTGAAAAAGAAGCGAAAAAAGGAATGGAAGGTAGAAAGTATTACATGTTAGTACGCATTCCAGATGACTTCTCAAGTAACGCTACAACGTTATTAAAAGATGATCCAAAGCCATTAAACTTAGAATATATTCCAAACGAAAGCTTAAACTTCTTATCTTCACAAATTGGCGGGACAGCAATTGAAAAAATTAAAGGTGAAGTATCAAGTACGTTAACGAAAACATATGCAGAGAAAATGTTTGATTCCATTCAAGACGTCTCAAAAGGATTAGCAGATGGGGCAGAAGGAGCAAATAAACTACACGACGGATCAAGTGAGCTGCATGATGGTTCAAGTAAAGTGACGGATGGCCTTCATACGCTTCAAGGAAAGTCTGGAGAGATGAAGGATGGAGTTGGGAAATTAGCAGATGGATCTAATAAATTAGTGGATGGCTCCGGAAAAGTAACGAACGGTTTAAATACGTTAAATAGCAAAACGGGTGAGATGCAAACAGGTATCGGAAAATTATTAAATGGGTCCGGAAAAGTAACTGACGGTTTAAATACGTTAAATAGCAAAACGGGTGAAATGCAAAAAGGAATTGGTGAATTGCGTGATGGATCTGAGAAAGTGACCGGTGGCTTGAACAAACTAGTAAGTAAATCTGGTGAATTAAAAACAGGAACAACTGATCTATCAAATGGTATGGAAAAACTTGTTGCAGGGCAAAGTCAATTAGAAAAAGGGTCTCAAGAGATTCAAAAGGGATTGCAAGATTTAAATAGTAATGTACAAAAATCTGTTGCAGGCTTAGAGGAAATGCAGTCGAAAGTTCCTTCTATATTGAATACAGTAAATGAGAAAATAGATGGAGCTGGGGCGAATGTAAATCAGTTAACTGAACTTACCCAATCAACAGCAGGAGATGCAAAAAATGCAGCACAAGATGTAGCGAATTTACAAAAGCAAATTGAGAGTTTACCAAAAGAATATCAAGAGCAGTTACAACCATTCATAACAAGTGCTGTAAAAAATACAGCGACAGTTCAGCAAAAAGCTGCTGGAGTAGCAGGTGGAACAAATAAATTAAATGAAGAAGTAAAACAATTAAAAGGTGAAATACATCAAAAAACAAATGGATTGAAAAACAAATTACCAAACCCTGCAGGGGTGAAAACTCTAGCTGATGGTGTTGAGAAACTAACGAACGCACAAAATGAATTTGTTAGTAAGTTTCATGGATTTGGTGAGGGATTAGAGAAAGCAAAAATAGGTGCCGATAAATTAAAAGATGGATCAGTTCAATTAATTGATGGAGTAATGCAATTACAAAGCGGATCTGAAAAAGTGACAGCTGGATTAGGTCAATTATCTGCGGGAGCAAACCAAATGGCAGGTGGTGTAAATCAACTGGCAGATGGCTCAAGCCAAATAACAGGCGGTTTAGGTACATTATCTGTAGGAGCAAACCAAATGACAGGTGGCATAACGCAATTAGCGGATGGTTCAAGTCAAGTAACAACTGGCTTAGGTACTCTAAATGGTGGCCTAAATAAAATGTCCACTGGCTCAACCCAGCTAATCGATGGCGTAAATAAACTAGCAGACGGATCAGGAAAAGTAAAAGATGGCCTCGTAAAAGTAAACGATGGTTCAGGTGAACTTGCTGAGAAACTTGGCGAAGGGGCAGAGAAAACTGGTGAAGTAAAAGGAACGGATAAAACGTATGATATGTTTGCAAGCCCTGTAAAAGTGAAGACAGAGAAAATGGCGGAAGTTCCAAACTACGGAACTGGATTTACACCATATTTCTTATCACTTGGTTTATTTGTTGGGGCATTACTATTATCTATCGTATACCCATTACGCGATACAGTTGGTGTTCCAAAATCAGGATTTAGCTGGTTTATTAGTAAGTTTGGCGTTTTACTATCAGTCGGTATTATTCAAGCGATAGTAGCAGATATCATATTACTATTCGGATTAGGTGTAGAAGTACAAAGCATTCCATACTTCATACTCTTTAGCATCGTTACAAGTTTAGCGTTTATCGCATTAATTCAATGTTTAGTAACAGCATTCGGTGATGCAGGGCGTTTCATCGCCATCATCACATTAATTATTCAGCTTACAACAAGTGCTGGAACATTCCCACTAGAATTGATTCCGAAGTTTTTACAACCATTTAATGCTTGGCTACCGATGACATACTCTGTATCAGGATTGAAAGCAGTCGTATCAAGCGGAGACTTTAATTTCATGTGGCAAAATATTGGAATACTCATGATCTTTATCGTTGTATTATCACTTGGAACAATTGCTTCATTAACTTGGATGCACAAACGACAATTTAGAAATATTGCTGAAAATCAATCGGTTGAAGCGTAG
- a CDS encoding DUF6359 domain-containing protein, with product MAVKKLISVFLSFILLLSFTGTLVQAEEATSMSVEKAIQVFKQQGKTKGTVEGYIVGYTQSPSKYTKDPAKFDDTNVAIADSPNETNPDKIMPVQLPKGDVRSAVNVKDHPENIGKKVSLTGTLELYFSSPGLKSVTAHKFQGEGQNRVSDVVASPGGGEITKGTAVTLTTNTEGATIYYTLDGSNPTNKNVLYNGQIVVNENSVIKAIAEKEGLTSSAISTFSFVIVNNEPVRIHDIQGKSHLSPYNGKKVYNVEGVVTALDKNGFYIEDNQPDNDPATSEGMYVYKKDANVAVGDLIQADGVVEEYVGPGYAERFETDLTTTEIKASRVAVIAKNQALPAPIVLGENGVKIPDQIIDNDAFGLFDPSEDAIDFYESVEGMRVTMPTPKIIAPQKNGNLYVTVKNGGNKVVTKYGTPLLDENQLNPERLSVKVPRDYVAKVGDTFTGDITGVVGYDYGSFRIAPITELPSVVDGGFKQVGANIQPRLDKLTVATYNIENFSANKKETTDEKVKALAYSIKYNLKMPDIIGVEEMQDNNGTLNDGTTDASLSAKRIIDAVLEIRGPKYEYVEIAPNNNLDGGAPGANIRVGFFYNPSRVKLAAVPKLLDKNVVRIGDENPLFESTRKPLAAEFTFQGQNIVVVANHLNSKIGDATPFGKVQPLVLKSEEKRIQLAQEVNHFVQGIQKKNTNAPVVVLGDMNDFEFAKPLKTLEGTNLKNMLNTVPKENRYTYIHEGNAQVLDHILVTNNIAPHTILDPVHLNTNIMKEHGRVSDHDPVLAQIDLKKAS from the coding sequence ATGGCTGTGAAGAAATTGATAAGTGTCTTTTTATCATTCATACTATTGCTTTCATTTACTGGAACTTTAGTACAAGCAGAAGAAGCTACTTCTATGTCAGTAGAAAAAGCAATTCAAGTATTTAAGCAGCAAGGGAAAACGAAGGGGACAGTGGAAGGATATATTGTCGGATATACGCAAAGTCCTTCTAAGTACACGAAGGATCCGGCTAAGTTTGATGATACAAACGTAGCAATTGCGGATTCGCCAAATGAAACAAATCCAGACAAAATCATGCCTGTTCAGTTGCCAAAAGGCGATGTGAGATCGGCAGTAAACGTGAAAGATCATCCTGAAAATATTGGGAAGAAAGTTAGTTTAACAGGAACGCTTGAATTATATTTTAGTAGCCCAGGTTTAAAATCGGTAACAGCTCATAAGTTTCAAGGAGAAGGACAAAACCGTGTTAGCGATGTAGTAGCTTCACCTGGTGGCGGAGAAATTACGAAAGGCACAGCTGTAACGTTAACAACGAATACAGAAGGAGCAACAATCTACTATACGTTAGATGGCTCTAACCCTACAAATAAAAATGTTCTTTATAACGGACAAATTGTAGTAAATGAAAATAGTGTAATTAAAGCAATTGCAGAGAAAGAAGGGCTTACTTCTTCAGCAATTTCAACTTTTTCATTTGTTATCGTAAACAATGAACCGGTTCGTATTCATGATATTCAAGGGAAATCACATCTTTCTCCTTACAACGGGAAGAAAGTATACAATGTGGAAGGCGTTGTAACAGCGCTTGATAAAAATGGTTTTTATATAGAAGACAATCAGCCAGATAATGATCCAGCTACTTCAGAAGGTATGTACGTATACAAAAAAGATGCGAATGTAGCAGTAGGAGATCTTATTCAAGCTGATGGGGTAGTAGAAGAATATGTTGGGCCTGGATATGCAGAGCGATTTGAAACAGACTTAACGACGACAGAAATTAAAGCGAGTCGCGTTGCTGTAATCGCAAAAAATCAAGCTTTACCAGCACCGATTGTACTTGGAGAAAACGGTGTGAAAATTCCTGATCAAATTATCGATAATGATGCATTTGGTTTATTTGATCCAAGTGAAGATGCAATTGACTTTTATGAAAGTGTAGAAGGTATGCGCGTTACGATGCCAACGCCAAAAATTATTGCTCCTCAGAAAAACGGGAATTTATATGTAACAGTAAAAAATGGCGGGAATAAAGTCGTAACGAAATATGGTACACCTCTTTTAGATGAAAATCAATTAAATCCTGAGCGTCTTTCTGTAAAAGTACCTCGTGATTATGTAGCAAAAGTAGGAGATACTTTCACTGGAGATATAACAGGAGTAGTCGGATATGATTACGGTTCGTTCCGCATTGCGCCAATAACGGAATTACCATCTGTAGTAGACGGCGGATTTAAGCAAGTAGGGGCAAATATTCAGCCGCGTCTTGATAAGTTAACAGTTGCTACATATAACATTGAAAACTTCTCGGCGAATAAAAAAGAAACAACAGATGAAAAAGTAAAAGCATTAGCGTATTCTATTAAATACAATTTAAAAATGCCAGATATTATCGGTGTAGAGGAAATGCAAGATAATAACGGAACGCTTAATGACGGTACAACAGATGCTTCGTTAAGCGCAAAACGTATCATTGATGCAGTGCTAGAAATTCGTGGACCGAAGTATGAGTATGTAGAAATTGCTCCAAACAACAATCTAGACGGAGGAGCACCAGGAGCGAATATTCGCGTCGGTTTCTTCTATAACCCATCTCGCGTAAAACTAGCAGCAGTACCGAAGTTGCTAGATAAAAATGTTGTTCGTATTGGAGACGAAAATCCATTGTTTGAAAGTACACGTAAACCGCTAGCCGCAGAATTTACGTTCCAAGGACAAAATATTGTTGTCGTTGCCAATCACTTAAACTCAAAAATAGGAGATGCAACGCCATTTGGAAAAGTGCAGCCGCTCGTATTAAAGAGTGAAGAAAAACGAATTCAATTAGCACAAGAAGTAAATCATTTCGTACAAGGTATTCAGAAAAAGAACACGAATGCACCAGTTGTTGTGTTAGGGGATATGAACGATTTTGAGTTCGCTAAACCACTAAAAACACTAGAAGGAACAAACTTAAAAAATATGTTAAACACAGTGCCGAAAGAAAATCGCTACACGTACATTCATGAAGGCAATGCACAAGTGTTAGATCATATTTTAGTAACCAACAACATCGCACCACATACAATTTTAGATCCAGTACACTTAAACACAAACATTATGAAAGAGCACGGACGTGTAAGCGACCACGATCCAGTACTTGCTCAAATTGATTTGAAGAAAGCTTCTTAA
- a CDS encoding DUF2087 domain-containing protein, with protein MTESEMKFRDTTIRNFFDKEDRLKSIPGQKKKKLVLLEHLVNKLDAEKQYTEKEMNTFIKQYHDDFCTIRREFIVHGFMDREDNMYHINGREVWAKWEELK; from the coding sequence TTGACCGAAAGTGAAATGAAATTCAGGGATACAACGATCCGTAACTTTTTCGATAAAGAGGACCGTCTAAAATCGATTCCAGGTCAAAAGAAGAAAAAACTAGTATTGTTAGAGCATTTAGTTAACAAGTTAGATGCAGAGAAACAGTATACGGAAAAAGAAATGAATACATTCATAAAACAATATCATGATGATTTTTGTACGATTAGACGCGAGTTTATTGTACACGGGTTTATGGATCGCGAGGATAATATGTATCATATAAACGGGAGAGAAGTGTGGGCAAAGTGGGAGGAGTTAAAGTAA
- a CDS encoding TetR/AcrR family transcriptional regulator, producing the protein MAIDRKRSIIEAATKSFSAFGYKATTMDQVAKLANVGKGTIYTFFKNKEELFGEIISNLITEMKQVAENAIRSDVSFFENVHRALYSILEFRKEHQLMIKLIQEERDMGTKEVQEVMQQVDVEIVSVIQSYLKIAIDKGEISKCNPEITAFIMLRLYVSLIFDWEKNHEPLEKEKIAELFELYLLKGLSN; encoded by the coding sequence GTGGCGATAGATCGAAAACGTTCTATTATTGAAGCTGCAACAAAGTCTTTTTCAGCGTTCGGTTATAAAGCAACAACGATGGATCAAGTAGCGAAGTTAGCGAATGTAGGAAAAGGAACGATTTATACTTTTTTCAAAAATAAAGAAGAGCTATTTGGTGAAATTATTTCTAATTTAATTACAGAAATGAAGCAAGTTGCAGAAAATGCAATTCGTTCAGATGTTTCATTTTTTGAAAATGTACATAGAGCATTATATAGCATATTAGAATTCAGAAAAGAACATCAGCTCATGATTAAGTTAATTCAAGAAGAGCGTGATATGGGAACGAAAGAAGTACAAGAAGTGATGCAACAAGTAGATGTGGAGATTGTTTCTGTCATTCAATCGTATTTAAAGATTGCGATTGATAAAGGTGAAATTAGCAAATGTAATCCAGAAATTACAGCATTTATTATGCTTCGCTTATACGTATCGCTTATTTTTGATTGGGAAAAAAATCATGAACCGCTAGAAAAAGAAAAAATCGCAGAATTATTTGAACTTTATTTATTAAAAGGATTGTCAAACTAA